CAGAAGGACCGGGTTGTTCGGCGGGCGAGGCTCAGGAATCCTCCGCTGATTCCGCGCCACCTGACGGTCTGCCCGGCCTGAGATCACCGCGCGGCCAGCAGCCCGTCGAGGCGTTCGTAACCCTCGGTCATCCCGCCTTCCATGCCCGAGGACAGCAGGGCATCGCGGGCCTCGGTGTTGGGGCAGATCGAACGCCCGCGCAGCTGGCTGCGCCCGTTGCCCAGGTCGTCGAACCACATGAACTCGATGTTCACCATGTCCGGGGCGCCTTCGAATTCGAAGGTCTGGATGATGAGTTCATTCGGGCGCACCACGTGGTACACCCCGTTGAACGCGTAGCTGCCGGACCCGTCGGAATGCTGGTAGCGATATCCGCCGCCGGTGCGGAAATCCCAGTGGTCGATTCGCATTTCCAGGCCACGGGGCCCCAGCCACTGGGTGACCAGCTCGGGCTCGGCGTGGGCCCGGAACAGCGCGTCGACCGGTGCGTCGAAGGGGCGGGTGAACTCCATCGCCAAGGTGTCGACGGGGGCAGTCAAGTTGAGCGCGTTCGTCATTGGTCTTTCTCCTCAGGTTGGTCGGTTGCTTTCGGTGCCAGTCGGGCCAGCAGGTCGTCGAGCCGGCGGTAGTTTCGTTCGGCGTCGAGCCGATATCGATCGATCCATGCGGTCAGTCCTTCCAGCGCGGCCGCGTCCAGATGGACCGGTCGTCGCTGGGCGTCACGGGTCCTGGTGACCAGGCCCGCCTGTTCGAGCACCTGAATGTGTTTCGAGACAGCTTGTTTCGTGATCGCGAAGGGTTCGGCCAATTCGTTCACGGTGGCCGGACCGCGGGACAGGCGCGCCACGATCGCGCGCCGGACCGGATCGGCAAGGGCCAGGAAAGCTCGGTCGAGGTTGTCCTCGGCATCCCCATCACGCTCCAATAGTCAATCTTTCCGTTGATCAACCAATTGATTGACTACCAAGTTAGAGCGAGGTTTTGAGGCTGTCAAGGTGTGGGACTGCGGGACTCAGCGCCGGATGCGCCGGATGATGGCCCGCAGCTTGTCCACCCGGGTTGTCAGCTCGCGTTCGAAGCCGCGTCCGGTCGGCTGGTAGTAGTCCGTCCCCACCAGCTCGTCTGGCGGATACTGCTGCGGCACAACACCATCGGGATGATCGTGGGCGTATTTGTAGCCGACCGCATTGCCGAGCTTCTGCGCACCCGAGTAGTGACCGTCCCGCAGGTGCGGAGGCACCAGCCCGGCCTTGCCTGCCCGAATGTCGCTCATCGCCGCGCCCAGCGCGGTGGTCACCGCATTGGACTTGGGCGCGGTGGCCAGATGCACGGTGGCGTGCGCCAGCGTCAGCTGCGCTTCGGGCATGCCGATCAGCTGCACGGTCTGGGCCGCGGCGACCGCGGTCTGCAGCGCGGTGGGATCGGCCATACCGATGTCCTCGCTGGCCAGGATCATCAACCGGCGCGCCACGAAGCGGGGGTCCTCCCCCGCCACCAGCATCCGGGCCAGGTAGTGCAACGCCGCGTCGACGTCGGATCCGCGGACCGACTTGATGAAGGCGCTGACGACGTCGTAGTGCTGATCCCCGTCGCGGTCATAGCGCACCGCAGCCTTGTCCAGCGACTGCTCGATGATCTCGAAAGAAATGACGCCACCGGGCCCTCCGGCTGTTTCGGATGCCACCTCCAACGCGGTCAGCGCGCGGCGCGCGTCACCCGCGGAGAGCTGCACGAGGAGCGCGACGGCCTCGTCGGTGACCTCGACCGAGCCACCCAGACCCCGCGGGTCGGTGATCGCGCGGCGCAGCACCGTCTCGATGTCGCGTGGGGTCAACGGCTGCAGCTGCAGGATCAGGGACCGCGAGAGCAGCGGCGCGACCACCGAGAACGACGGGTTCTCGGTGGTGGCGGCGACCAACAGCACCACCCGGTTCTCCACCGCCGCCAGCAGCGCATCCTGCTGGGTCTTGGAGAACCGGTGCACCTCGTCGATGAACAGCACGGTCTGTTCGCCGTGGACGGCCGCGCGCCGGGCGACGTCGATCACGGCACGGACCTCCTTGACCCCGGCGCTGAGCGCCGAGAGAGCCTCGAACCGGCGGCCGGTGGCCTGCGAGATCAGCGAGGCCAGGGTGGTCTTGCCGGTACCGGGCGGGCCGTAGAGGATGACCGACGCGGCGCCGGACCCCTCCACCAGGCGGCGCAACGGCGAACCGGCCTGCAGCAGATGGGTTTGGCCGACGACCTCGTCGAGCCCGGCCGGACGCATCCGCACGGCCAGTGGTGCGGTGCCGGGTGCGGCCAACGCACCCGAGGCTTCGGCACCCGGCTCACCCGGCACGTCGAACAAACTGTCGGACACGCCTTCTGCTTACCACGCCGGAGCGACGAAGCTACGCCGGTGCCGTCACGAAATCGATG
Above is a window of Mycolicibacterium boenickei DNA encoding:
- a CDS encoding ArsR/SmtB family transcription factor; protein product: MERDGDAEDNLDRAFLALADPVRRAIVARLSRGPATVNELAEPFAITKQAVSKHIQVLEQAGLVTRTRDAQRRPVHLDAAALEGLTAWIDRYRLDAERNYRRLDDLLARLAPKATDQPEEKDQ
- a CDS encoding SRPBCC family protein — its product is MTNALNLTAPVDTLAMEFTRPFDAPVDALFRAHAEPELVTQWLGPRGLEMRIDHWDFRTGGGYRYQHSDGSGSYAFNGVYHVVRPNELIIQTFEFEGAPDMVNIEFMWFDDLGNGRSQLRGRSICPNTEARDALLSSGMEGGMTEGYERLDGLLAAR
- a CDS encoding replication-associated recombination protein A: MSDSLFDVPGEPGAEASGALAAPGTAPLAVRMRPAGLDEVVGQTHLLQAGSPLRRLVEGSGAASVILYGPPGTGKTTLASLISQATGRRFEALSALSAGVKEVRAVIDVARRAAVHGEQTVLFIDEVHRFSKTQQDALLAAVENRVVLLVAATTENPSFSVVAPLLSRSLILQLQPLTPRDIETVLRRAITDPRGLGGSVEVTDEAVALLVQLSAGDARRALTALEVASETAGGPGGVISFEIIEQSLDKAAVRYDRDGDQHYDVVSAFIKSVRGSDVDAALHYLARMLVAGEDPRFVARRLMILASEDIGMADPTALQTAVAAAQTVQLIGMPEAQLTLAHATVHLATAPKSNAVTTALGAAMSDIRAGKAGLVPPHLRDGHYSGAQKLGNAVGYKYAHDHPDGVVPQQYPPDELVGTDYYQPTGRGFERELTTRVDKLRAIIRRIRR